The Labrys wisconsinensis nucleotide sequence GCCGCGCCTGATCCACCGCTATCGCATCCGTCATCCCGGCATCGCCGTGACGTTGTCGATCGGCAACACCACCACGGTGGCGGCCATGGTACGCGAGGGCGAGGCGCATGTCGGCATCGTCGAGGGCGAGGTCGACGATGCCGCGCTCGCCGTCGATGCCGTGGCCGAGGACCGCCTCGTCCTGGTGGTGGCGCCCGACCATCCCTGGGCGGCGCGGGCGCCCGAGCCGCCGGACGCCTTCGCCACGGCGCGCTGGGTGCTGCGCGAGCGCGGCTCGGGCACCCGCGCCGTGCTCGAGGCGGTGCTGCGGGCCCTCGCCGTCAGGCCCGACACGCTCGACATCGCCCTGGAGCTGCCCTCGAACGAGGCCGTGCGGGCTGCCGTGGAGGCGGGCGCCGGGGCGACGGTGATCTCGGAGCTGGTGGTTGCCTCTTCGCTGAAGGCCGGCACGCTGGCCGCCGTCGACATCGCGCTGCCGCAGCGCCGCTTCTTCGCCCTGCGCCACAAGGAGCGCTATCGCACCCAGGCCGAGCGCGAGCTCTACCGTCTCCTCGGCGAGCCGACGGGTTGACCCTTGTGGCCTGCCGATCCGTCTCCGACCTTGCTACTGTCCCGCCCGGGAGAGCGGCATGGACGGCGTCATCATCAGGCCCGTGGAAGAGGAAGACGGCGATCGCGGCGCCATCGCGACCTTCCCCTATGATCGCGCCCTGGTCGAGCGCTTCCGCGCTGCCTTCCCGCAGGCGCGCTGGCGCAATGACGAGCGTGCCTGGTTCGTGCCGGGCGTGCGGGCGGCGCAGCGCCTCGCCCGCTGGTTCGCTGGCGAGGTCGAGGCTGGCGAAGCCCATGTCGATGACCGCGGGCGCGATGCCTTCGCCTTCGATCCGATCGACAGCCCTTATCTCGAGCCGGCCGAGGACCTGCGCATCCGCACGCCCTACTCCAGGACGGTGGTGGAGCAATTGCGGGAGGTGCCATGGGCGTATTGGGACGAGGATATGCGGGTCTGGCGCGTGCCGTTCCGCTCCTATGACGAGCTCAGGCGGCGCTGGCCGACGATCGAGGCGGCGGCCCGCCGCAACGAGCCGGCGGAAAGGCAGCGCCGCCGGCGGGAAGCCGAGGGGGCGGTCCGGCAGCCGCAAGCCGCGCGGCTGGCGGCCGAACGCCGGCGCCGGCGTTATCCCGTCGCCGCCGATGCCCTGCCGCCGCCGAACCAGCCGGTGATGACGGCCGGCTACGGCATCGTCGTCTTCGTCGATACGGCCGGCGAGATCGTCGACCCCGCCGTCGCAGCCGCGTTCTATCCCCACGCGGACCGGGACGATCTCGACTTCGTCTGGGCGGACTGGCGCGTGCCGAGCCTGGCGGAGCTGATCGCGGCATGGCCGGCGCGCCATCCTCCCGGCGAGCCCGAGCGGGCCCGCGGCTGGTGGCAGCCCGGCCGCGACGACCTCAGGCAGGCGCGGCGGACCGCGCGAGCTCGCGAGCGGGCGGCGGCCCGCCGCATGGGCGGAGCCGAGGAGCGACCCACCGATCCGGCCTGAACGATGGTGTCGACCGCACGGGCATGGTGAGACAGGCAAAGTCCTTCCGCCGAGGCCGTCATGGTCTTGCCGGGCCGGATTGCCGAAAATGCCCCAGAACATTCCGTCCTTTGCCTGGGGCATGGCAGCGGCCGCGCGGAACTTCTTGCAGGGCCGGCGCATTGATCTGGCAAGAACGTTGCCGCTGCCCTTGCGGCGACCTTCATGCGGGAAGAGCGCGGGCCGGCCGGGCCAGCCGAAACAGTCTTCCGGGATGATCGGCTCAACGATGGCTTTGCCGGACGGCCGCCACGACCCGCCCATTGCCAGTGCAGGAGAAAGCCATGACCGAGATTATCAAGGCCTTCTTTGACAGCCGCGTCGAAGCCACCAAGGCCATCGAGGATCTCGTCGCCGCCGGCATCAGCCGCAGCGCCGTGACGCTGCTGCCGGATAGAGAGGCGGCGGAGCCGTCCCGGGAGGTCGGCAGCTTCGACAACCCCGAGCGCGGGGAGGGCGGCTTCTGGGCGTCGCTGATGCGGCTGTTCACCGCCGACGAGGGGCGCGGCGTCTACGAGGACAGCATGGGCCGGAGCGGCACGCTGCTCCACATCGCCGTCGAACCCGGGGAGGTCGATCTCGTCCAGACCGTTCTGGACGAGCACGACGCGGTGGACATCACCGAGCCGCCGGAGGCCTGGCGACAGGCCGGCTGGATCGATGCGGTGCCCGTCGACGGCGCGCAGGCCGTTC carries:
- a CDS encoding LysR family transcriptional regulator, producing the protein MTLEQLRIFVAVAEQEHVTRGARDLNLTQSATSAAIAALEARYATRLFDRVGRRIVLTEAGRLFLVEARAVLARAGAAETVLADLAGLRRGSLALAASQTVGNYWLPRLIHRYRIRHPGIAVTLSIGNTTTVAAMVREGEAHVGIVEGEVDDAALAVDAVAEDRLVLVVAPDHPWAARAPEPPDAFATARWVLRERGSGTRAVLEAVLRALAVRPDTLDIALELPSNEAVRAAVEAGAGATVISELVVASSLKAGTLAAVDIALPQRRFFALRHKERYRTQAERELYRLLGEPTG